Proteins co-encoded in one Methanothermobacter sp. genomic window:
- a CDS encoding DUF1002 domain-containing protein: protein MKYIILALILLIFSVYGTSGLSITIGETTYNNPEYKKAVMDYFQSKTDKNIKDVNIEIITAQDVNRISEDVTGKVYNPDQIFSCAMVDLDNDNLTIVVDESKIKNVTPQMYANSLKSAGIEKGYVVVSSPLSVSGETALMSIFRSYEILIGAKIPDDVKKASLKEMYLQTKLVNETGEDGDTIAQLISEVKNSTESEDIDDTQKIKEKVTQTADKLDIDLTNTQIEEISQVIANSQKVHGLATNFKKKYKTRSAGLEDQLYSWLQSRYDYLIDLLST, encoded by the coding sequence ATGAAATACATCATATTGGCTCTAATACTCTTGATATTCTCTGTTTATGGGACTTCAGGACTTTCGATTACAATAGGAGAGACTACCTACAACAATCCAGAGTATAAAAAGGCCGTGATGGATTATTTCCAATCAAAAACAGATAAAAATATAAAAGATGTTAATATAGAGATTATCACAGCCCAAGATGTTAATAGGATATCCGAGGATGTTACAGGCAAAGTATATAATCCAGATCAGATATTTTCATGTGCTATGGTTGATCTGGACAATGATAATCTTACAATAGTCGTTGATGAGAGTAAAATAAAGAATGTAACACCTCAAATGTATGCGAACAGTTTAAAATCCGCTGGTATAGAAAAGGGTTATGTCGTGGTTTCATCCCCATTATCAGTATCTGGAGAAACAGCTCTCATGAGCATATTCAGATCCTATGAGATCCTAATAGGGGCTAAGATACCAGATGATGTTAAAAAAGCATCCCTTAAGGAAATGTACCTTCAAACCAAACTAGTTAATGAAACTGGTGAAGACGGTGATACTATCGCCCAGTTAATTAGTGAAGTTAAAAATAGTACAGAATCTGAAGATATAGATGATACCCAGAAGATAAAAGAGAAAGTCACCCAAACCGCAGATAAACTAGATATTGATCTAACGAATACCCAGATAGAGGAAATATCACAAGTAATCGCAAACTCACAGAAAGTACATGGATTAGCCACCAACTTCAAAAAGAAATATAAAACTCGTAGCGCTGGATTAGAAGATCAATTATATTCATGGTTGCAAAGTCGCTATGATTATCTAATAGATCTACTATCAACATGA
- the sucC gene encoding ADP-forming succinate--CoA ligase subunit beta, which yields MKLYEYNAKELFRKEGIPTPDGGVANTPEDVEKIAKRLGKPVAIKSQILTGGRGKAGGIRFAENPESAYKVSEELLSSSIKGEKIEKVLVEEKIPIEQEFYVSIIVDRTMKKPLIMASSEGGVEIEELAREHPEKIIKYYVDPLGEFLPYEAREIARKMGMEGKLIGQVGGIIWRLYNLFRKYDALLAEINPLVLSEGNLIAVDAKLEIDDDSIFRHPEFREQEEYKTSEFAFVKLDGNIAVIGNGAGLTLTAMDLIKLQGGEPATFLDIGGGASPEIIRKAINHVISYPKVDVVFLNVLGGITRADDVAKGVVEALKDAERDIPLVIRLTGTNEEEGQRILKEAGIPFETSLEKAAAKAVEIARKL from the coding sequence ATGAAATTATATGAATATAATGCCAAGGAACTCTTTAGAAAAGAGGGCATACCCACACCAGATGGGGGTGTGGCCAACACGCCAGAAGATGTTGAGAAAATAGCTAAAAGATTAGGGAAGCCAGTTGCTATAAAATCACAAATCCTCACAGGGGGCAGGGGCAAGGCCGGCGGTATAAGATTTGCTGAAAACCCAGAAAGCGCCTACAAAGTCAGTGAAGAACTTTTATCCTCTTCGATTAAAGGCGAGAAGATAGAGAAGGTCCTTGTAGAAGAGAAGATCCCCATTGAACAAGAATTTTATGTTAGCATTATAGTTGACAGGACAATGAAAAAACCCCTTATAATGGCAAGTAGCGAAGGTGGTGTTGAAATAGAAGAACTTGCCCGCGAACACCCAGAAAAGATAATTAAGTATTATGTCGATCCTCTTGGGGAATTCTTACCCTATGAGGCTAGGGAAATTGCCCGGAAAATGGGCATGGAAGGTAAACTCATAGGCCAAGTGGGTGGCATAATCTGGAGACTCTATAATCTTTTCAGAAAATATGATGCGCTTCTCGCTGAGATAAACCCACTTGTCCTTTCTGAAGGTAATCTGATCGCAGTTGATGCCAAACTCGAAATTGATGATGATTCTATATTCAGACATCCGGAATTCAGAGAACAGGAGGAGTATAAGACTAGCGAATTCGCTTTTGTTAAATTGGACGGTAACATAGCAGTTATAGGGAATGGTGCAGGGCTCACATTAACAGCAATGGATCTTATAAAATTGCAAGGTGGGGAACCCGCAACATTCCTCGATATAGGGGGTGGTGCTTCTCCAGAAATTATAAGAAAGGCGATCAACCATGTAATATCATATCCTAAGGTTGATGTTGTCTTCTTAAACGTGCTCGGGGGTATAACAAGAGCAGATGACGTGGCAAAGGGTGTTGTTGAAGCTCTAAAGGATGCTGAAAGGGATATACCTCTTGTAATAAGGCTTACGGGTACGAACGAAGAAGAAGGGCAGAGAATCCTCAAAGAAGCTGGGATACCATTCGAAACATCACTTGAAAAGGCCGCTGCAAAGGCTGTTGAAATCGCGAGGAAACTATAA
- a CDS encoding 2-oxoacid:ferredoxin oxidoreductase subunit gamma, translated as MRKEIRIAGFGGQGVVLAGIVIGKAASLYDELHAVQTQSYGPEARGGASRSEVVISDREIDYPKVREPDIFVAMSHEALITYLDDLKTGATLIADPDMIKEEEIKDFIKKKKIKYYRAPATRTAKEKIGIPIVANMVMIGALTKATKVISDQAAKKAIDDSVPPGTEKKNLEAFEAGKRILEVGDPR; from the coding sequence GTGAGAAAGGAGATTAGAATCGCAGGTTTCGGGGGTCAAGGTGTTGTCTTGGCGGGGATAGTGATAGGAAAAGCCGCAAGTTTATATGATGAACTCCATGCTGTGCAAACACAATCATATGGCCCAGAAGCAAGAGGTGGTGCATCCAGATCTGAAGTAGTTATAAGTGATAGGGAAATAGACTATCCAAAGGTCCGCGAACCTGACATATTCGTGGCAATGTCACACGAAGCCCTTATAACCTATTTAGATGATCTGAAAACTGGAGCCACACTAATAGCCGACCCTGACATGATCAAAGAAGAAGAGATAAAAGATTTCATCAAGAAAAAAAAGATAAAATATTATAGGGCCCCGGCTACTAGAACCGCAAAAGAGAAGATAGGCATCCCAATAGTTGCTAATATGGTGATGATAGGAGCCCTCACAAAGGCTACTAAGGTAATCAGTGACCAGGCGGCTAAAAAGGCCATAGATGATAGTGTGCCACCAGGAACTGAGAAGAAGAACCTTGAAGCATTCGAAGCCGGGAAAAGAATACTAGAAGTGGGGGATCCCAGATGA
- the korB gene encoding 2-oxoglutarate synthase subunit KorB translates to MTIKNPYLKYLRKDRLPHIFCAGCGNGIVMNTFFKGMELAKIDFKNIVLVSGIGCSSRIPGYVKCDSLHTTHGRPIAFATGLKLGNPTLDVVVFTGDGDAAAIGGNHLIHGARRNIDLTVICINNNIYGMTGGQISPTSPRGSYGTTAPYGAIEAPFDLAELVKAAGASYVARWTTAHPLQLANSIRRGFENKGFSFIEVLSQCPTYFGRKNRMRSPVEMLHWMKDNSINRRKALKMDPEELEGKIIVGDFVKEEKEELTTVIYDLIEEKCGERFKSIKSAYRG, encoded by the coding sequence ATGACCATTAAAAATCCATACTTAAAATACCTGAGAAAAGATAGGCTCCCACACATTTTCTGCGCAGGATGTGGAAATGGCATAGTAATGAACACATTCTTCAAAGGCATGGAACTTGCAAAGATTGACTTCAAAAATATAGTCCTAGTATCTGGTATCGGCTGCTCATCAAGGATCCCAGGTTATGTGAAATGCGACTCCCTCCATACAACACATGGAAGGCCAATAGCATTCGCCACTGGACTCAAATTAGGAAACCCCACCCTTGACGTTGTAGTCTTCACAGGTGACGGGGATGCCGCTGCAATAGGGGGTAATCATCTCATCCATGGCGCCAGGAGAAACATCGACCTCACAGTAATCTGTATAAACAATAACATTTATGGCATGACCGGTGGCCAGATAAGCCCAACCTCCCCCCGTGGAAGTTATGGTACCACAGCACCCTACGGTGCCATTGAAGCACCCTTTGATTTGGCCGAGCTTGTGAAAGCCGCGGGAGCCAGTTATGTCGCCAGGTGGACAACAGCCCATCCATTACAACTTGCAAATTCCATTAGAAGAGGCTTTGAAAATAAAGGATTCTCCTTTATAGAAGTGTTATCACAATGTCCAACATATTTCGGCCGTAAAAATCGTATGAGATCCCCTGTTGAGATGCTACACTGGATGAAAGACAATAGCATAAATAGGAGAAAAGCCTTGAAGATGGACCCAGAGGAACTGGAGGGTAAAATAATCGTGGGAGACTTTGTAAAAGAAGAAAAGGAAGAGCTGACCACTGTAATCTATGACCTCATAGAGGAAAAGTGTGGTGAAAGATTCAAATCGATAAAATCAGCTTATAGGGGATGA
- a CDS encoding 2-oxoacid:acceptor oxidoreductase subunit alpha yields the protein MVEEYFIQGNQACARGAIKAGCRFFAGYPITPSTEIAEEMALLLPREGGIFIQMEDEIGALGAVIGAAWSGLKGMTATSGPGFSLMQEHIGYAAMTETPLVVIDVQRGSPSTGQPTMASQSDMMQARWGSHGDYEIIALAPSSVQECFDFTIEAFNFSEKYRIPVMVMADEIVGHMREKITIPDKVKIIKRKRPQEDPKEFVPFKARADGTTPMPPFGEGYNIPVTGLTHDEKGYPDASNPEGHERLVKRLCDKILNHQKDIIRVKNSHTEDADLITISYGAPSRSVATAIKDLRKEGYKVGYMKIDTPWPFPEDEVRKVAETADKLLVVEMNLGQIFYEVQRAANGMAEVELLPKLGGEIHNPDEIKAKIKSMI from the coding sequence ATGGTTGAAGAATACTTCATACAGGGAAACCAGGCATGTGCAAGAGGGGCTATAAAAGCAGGGTGCAGATTCTTCGCAGGTTACCCAATAACCCCATCAACCGAGATAGCCGAGGAAATGGCCTTACTCTTGCCAAGGGAGGGTGGCATTTTCATACAAATGGAGGATGAGATAGGAGCGCTAGGAGCTGTGATAGGAGCTGCCTGGAGCGGTCTAAAGGGGATGACAGCCACTTCAGGCCCGGGATTTTCACTCATGCAAGAACATATAGGCTATGCCGCCATGACAGAAACACCCCTAGTAGTTATAGATGTCCAGAGGGGTTCGCCTTCAACAGGCCAACCTACAATGGCTTCCCAGAGTGACATGATGCAAGCCCGCTGGGGATCCCACGGAGATTATGAAATCATAGCCTTAGCACCCTCATCAGTCCAAGAATGCTTCGATTTCACCATAGAAGCGTTTAATTTTTCAGAAAAGTACAGAATACCGGTAATGGTGATGGCCGATGAAATAGTGGGCCACATGCGAGAAAAGATAACAATCCCAGACAAAGTGAAAATTATAAAAAGAAAAAGACCCCAAGAAGACCCCAAAGAGTTCGTACCATTCAAAGCAAGGGCTGATGGGACGACACCAATGCCCCCATTCGGTGAAGGTTACAACATCCCTGTCACTGGACTCACACACGACGAAAAAGGATACCCTGACGCTTCAAACCCTGAAGGCCATGAAAGGCTCGTGAAAAGATTATGTGACAAGATACTCAACCACCAAAAAGATATAATTAGGGTTAAAAACTCCCATACAGAAGATGCAGATCTTATAACCATATCATATGGAGCCCCTAGCCGCTCTGTTGCAACAGCCATAAAAGATTTGAGAAAAGAAGGCTACAAGGTAGGTTATATGAAAATAGACACACCATGGCCCTTCCCAGAAGACGAAGTGAGAAAGGTCGCCGAAACAGCTGATAAATTACTTGTCGTGGAAATGAACCTTGGACAGATCTTCTATGAAGTTCAAAGAGCGGCTAATGGCATGGCGGAAGTCGAACTCCTTCCAAAATTGGGTGGGGAAATACATAACCCAGATGAAATAAAGGCCAAAATAAAATCCATGATCTAG
- a CDS encoding ferredoxin family protein, whose translation MIRINPELCKGCNICIEFCPEKVYEESDTLNKRGVYVPVPKNEDKCKKCKICILFCPDQAIAVDENG comes from the coding sequence ATGATACGTATAAATCCTGAACTCTGCAAGGGATGTAACATATGCATAGAATTCTGCCCCGAAAAAGTCTATGAAGAATCCGATACATTAAATAAAAGGGGAGTCTACGTCCCAGTACCTAAAAATGAGGATAAATGTAAGAAATGCAAGATATGTATTTTATTCTGCCCAGATCAAGCCATAGCGGTGGATGAAAATGGTTGA
- a CDS encoding dihydroneopterin aldolase family protein, with the protein MSSIDEYFKCLSNRERAIFEGAISMGALFHQFIGTPVNQDTLESLKTAIEDSIKLQPNIEDVKVEINLDDAENEFGYVSLEGRMLDVKITSKFKNVKAIIRMKYIDRLKYPLIYVENVKEE; encoded by the coding sequence ATGAGTAGTATAGATGAATATTTTAAGTGCCTTTCTAATAGGGAGAGGGCTATATTTGAGGGTGCTATAAGTATGGGTGCCCTTTTCCATCAATTCATCGGCACCCCAGTAAATCAGGATACCCTAGAATCGCTTAAAACAGCTATCGAGGATTCCATAAAACTTCAACCAAATATAGAGGATGTTAAAGTTGAAATAAATTTAGATGATGCTGAAAATGAGTTTGGATATGTTTCACTAGAAGGGAGAATGTTAGACGTTAAGATAACCTCAAAGTTCAAGAATGTGAAGGCCATTATACGGATGAAATACATTGATAGACTCAAATATCCACTCATCTATGTGGAAAATGTAAAAGAAGAATGA
- a CDS encoding sortase has protein sequence MRVSTVLVIVGMFILSLYALIEVSFYASEINIKQKEPNVPILEIPSINLTKEVNNKSVFYGVYHEPRSFKPGNGTVILFGHRTMYGSPFFKLDKLKKGDKVYLNWPGIGMAEYTVNKSFTVPASYLISIYQGDKLFLITCHPIGSMSERLIVECDLVKISPFQKNLKVENPKNYYALLIIGAFFGGGLIVTRIYPVKEDRKFIFMATAALTLFLFFGYLFPTPPEFIAEKLGELNNIMGFWVGYL, from the coding sequence ATGAGAGTATCAACGGTTTTGGTAATAGTTGGCATGTTCATACTATCCCTTTATGCCCTTATAGAGGTGAGTTTTTATGCTTCTGAGATCAACATAAAACAAAAAGAGCCTAATGTCCCTATTTTGGAGATTCCCTCTATTAACCTCACAAAGGAGGTTAATAATAAATCGGTTTTTTATGGTGTTTATCATGAGCCCAGATCATTTAAGCCTGGGAATGGTACTGTCATCCTTTTTGGTCATAGGACAATGTATGGATCCCCATTCTTTAAATTGGATAAACTGAAGAAAGGTGATAAAGTTTATCTTAATTGGCCGGGTATTGGGATGGCAGAGTATACTGTGAACAAGTCCTTCACCGTTCCTGCTTCGTATTTAATATCAATCTATCAAGGGGATAAATTATTCCTTATAACTTGTCATCCTATTGGTTCTATGAGTGAAAGATTGATAGTGGAATGTGATCTTGTCAAGATTTCACCGTTCCAAAAAAATTTGAAGGTTGAGAATCCTAAGAACTATTATGCGCTTCTTATCATAGGCGCCTTCTTTGGTGGGGGGCTCATAGTTACTAGAATTTATCCCGTGAAAGAAGATAGAAAATTTATATTCATGGCCACAGCAGCTTTAACCCTTTTTCTCTTTTTTGGTTATCTTTTCCCAACACCCCCAGAGTTTATAGCTGAGAAACTCGGGGAATTAAATAATATAATGGGATTCTGGGTGGGATATCTATGA